A genomic segment from Dehalococcoidales bacterium encodes:
- the glmS gene encoding glutamine--fructose-6-phosphate transaminase (isomerizing): MCGIVGYIGNRQAAGIVLNALNKLEYRGYDSAGMATVADGRLSVRKDTGKLSEVSEKHHLLQLPGEVGIGHVRWATHGSVTIANAHPHVDCKHEIAIVHNGIIENYRELAHRLYSRHKFVSETDTEVVAHLIEDYVANGSSLEDAVCLTGKELKGSYAIAAISAREPDRIVALRKDSPLVVGLGDEGNFIASDTLSFLNETDRIIFIEDGEHAVITRDKVSIFDSEGRQIDRAAIKVDREWGDATKQGHDFFMLKEILEQPQAIRRAVMQDRTLMMEMALEILRARQVVFTACGTSRYAALIGRYAFSRISGKFSDVVIASEFGYFADSIDKNTLVIAVSQSGETADVMNGVKRAKESGATVFSLVNVVGSSLARASDRVAYLNCGPEIGVAATKSFMAQLTVLYLLAYTMVNRYDEGVSQLTAASNLIETNLQHNGQEIPRIAAKMKNKNDFYYIARGINFAVAGEGALKLKEITYVHAEGMPAGELKHGTLALIGKGTPVVAICPADYTFDETLSNIAETKARGALVLGVSDRDDPTFDEWIKIPEVEEIFYPLVTIIPLQLFAYHSAISRGLDPDMPRNLAKSVTVK; encoded by the coding sequence ATGTGCGGTATAGTTGGCTACATCGGCAATAGGCAGGCCGCAGGAATTGTGCTGAATGCCTTGAATAAACTGGAATATCGCGGCTATGACTCCGCAGGTATGGCGACTGTAGCCGACGGCCGTCTGTCTGTCAGGAAGGACACCGGAAAACTGTCTGAGGTGAGCGAGAAGCACCATCTGCTCCAGCTCCCCGGAGAAGTGGGCATCGGGCATGTTCGATGGGCAACTCACGGCTCAGTTACCATAGCTAACGCACACCCCCACGTTGACTGCAAACACGAGATTGCCATCGTCCATAACGGCATTATTGAGAACTATCGCGAACTTGCCCACCGTCTCTATTCCCGGCACAAGTTTGTTTCGGAAACGGACACCGAGGTCGTTGCCCATCTTATCGAAGACTACGTCGCTAACGGTTCCTCTCTGGAAGACGCCGTGTGTCTCACTGGCAAGGAGCTGAAGGGTTCCTACGCCATCGCCGCCATCTCTGCGAGAGAACCCGACAGGATAGTGGCTCTGCGCAAGGACAGCCCTCTGGTAGTGGGCCTGGGAGATGAGGGTAACTTCATTGCCAGTGATACGTTATCCTTTCTGAACGAGACTGACAGGATTATCTTCATTGAGGACGGTGAGCACGCCGTCATCACCAGGGATAAGGTTAGCATTTTCGATAGTGAGGGCAGACAGATAGACAGAGCAGCAATCAAAGTCGACCGGGAATGGGGCGATGCCACCAAGCAGGGTCATGATTTCTTCATGCTCAAGGAGATTCTCGAGCAGCCACAGGCAATACGCCGCGCCGTGATGCAGGACCGGACGCTGATGATGGAGATGGCCCTGGAAATCCTTCGCGCCAGGCAGGTAGTATTCACAGCCTGCGGTACCTCCAGATACGCTGCCCTCATTGGTAGATACGCGTTTTCCAGGATTTCAGGTAAGTTCAGCGATGTTGTCATAGCCTCTGAGTTCGGTTACTTCGCCGATTCTATCGACAAGAACACACTGGTTATAGCTGTATCCCAGAGCGGAGAAACTGCCGATGTCATGAACGGAGTAAAGAGGGCTAAGGAGAGCGGGGCTACCGTTTTCTCACTGGTCAATGTGGTCGGGTCCTCACTGGCCCGTGCCAGCGACCGTGTAGCTTACCTTAATTGCGGCCCCGAGATAGGCGTCGCCGCTACGAAGTCCTTCATGGCACAGCTTACCGTCCTGTACCTGCTGGCATATACCATGGTGAACCGGTATGACGAAGGTGTCAGCCAGTTGACGGCAGCCTCTAATCTCATTGAGACCAACCTGCAGCACAACGGGCAGGAGATACCCAGGATTGCCGCTAAGATGAAAAACAAGAATGATTTCTACTACATCGCTCGTGGAATCAACTTCGCCGTTGCCGGTGAGGGTGCCTTGAAGCTCAAGGAAATCACCTATGTCCATGCCGAAGGTATGCCGGCCGGGGAGCTAAAACATGGCACACTGGCACTGATTGGGAAGGGGACACCGGTTGTCGCCATATGCCCCGCTGACTATACATTCGACGAGACACTCTCAAACATCGCCGAGACCAAGGCCCGTGGTGCCCTGGTTCTCGGTGTTTCTGACAGGGACGATCCAACCTTCGATGAGTGGATCAAAATTCCCGAGGTCGAGGAGATATTCTATCCACTGGTGACCATCATTCCACTCCAGCTCTTCGCGTATCATTCCGCCATAAGCAGAGGTCTGGACCCTGATATGCCGCGCAACCTTGCCAAGTCCGTGACGGTGAAGTAG